ATTATCCATGCCATTGAAGAGGGCTTTGTTAACTATGGGATGCAGACCTTCGATCAAAGTCTGCTGTCCCTGTTAACCAAGGAACTCATCGACTATCAAACGGCTCTCACCTTTGCCAGCCGGCCCGCTGATTTTGAATTGAGGTGCAGTGGTGTCAAAGCCACGGACGGAGACAAATGGGTGCCTTTTGACCTGGAAACCGAGAGCACTCCAGATCGTTTTAGTATCCAGGTGAAAAAGGGTGATGTTCGGATTCCCGAGTACAACCGCAGTGTCTTAATGACACGCATAAAGTCTAAAAAGAAAAAGAAGAAATTTCCTTGGTAATCTAGTTGCCGGGGGGAATCACCCAAACGGGAACCGGTGCCTGGCGAACCACCTGTCGGGTGGTACTTCCGGCCAGAATCACTTCCACAGGAGAGGACACCGATGCCATGACAATCAGGTGAACCCGCTTTTTAATGGCAAAATGGATGAGTGCCGAAGCCGGGTTTTCCGGCGCTGCTTCTATGATTGGCGTGATGCGGACTCCTGACTTCTCTGCCCACAACACCCACTTGTCGGTAAGAGCTTTCTCCTCCATATAGCGCTTGGTCAGCTTGGGATCAAAAGTGCGTTGGTTAACAGCGTAAAAGAGGAGAATTTTGGCATTGACGGCTGCCGCCCGCTTCACACAGATTTTGAAGGCGCGAAAGGATTCATCGCTAAAATCAGTTGGAAAAATGATCGTCTTGATCGAAGTCGGAACCCGGCTGCCCGCTGAAAAAAACAGCAGCGGCTTGTGGCAAGTCAGCAAAAGGGTTTCGGCAAAGCTGCCGAGCAGAAACCGATTGAGGCCGCTGCGATTGGCCGTCGTGGCGAGAATCATATGGGCACGCTTGGTATAGGGGGTGTTGAGCAAGGCCCTCACATAGGCGCGCACATTATAAGGCGGTGGGATCTGAGTCACAATTTTACCAGGCCGGAGGGACTTGCTTTTGAATTGGGACAAAACCTTCTTAAACAACAGTGTACACCACTGATAGTGGTTACTCTGCCCACCTCTTATATCGCGAAACACAAAAGTCGGTTGAATTTCCACCTTGCGATCAGGGAAAAGATCTTCAGCGAACCGCAGTTGTTTCTTTGCCGGCCCTGGTTTGAAATCAAGCAGGTCTAAGGTCCAGATAATTCGTTCGCTTTTTCTTCCGCTAGTGGTGGATTTTGCCTTCTTTGCCAATTTCCTCTCCTTGTAACAGAGACACTACACGCAAAGAGATTAAGAGTTGAGAGGAAAGACATCTGGTGATGGTGGCGCGTCACCTGATCTCCGTCCTAGACTTCGGACCAGAGTTTCAAAATGGAACCACTTGGGATTTTTTGCCTCGGCCAGGCTGGGTTAAAGTCTTGAAATCAACATACCCAAGGAAGGGAGAGACCATGACCCGTAGAGCGAGATGTCTTGTCCTGTTTTTTTCTCTGGCTGCGACGGTTCCTGCATTTGCCAGTCGTTGGATTGTCAAAAATGGCGATGGAGAGAAGATCAGCAGCTTGTCCATGTTTGGCATCACGGAAGTCAAAGTTTTGAA
This is a stretch of genomic DNA from Pseudobdellovibrionaceae bacterium. It encodes these proteins:
- a CDS encoding universal stress protein, which gives rise to MAKKAKSTTSGRKSERIIWTLDLLDFKPGPAKKQLRFAEDLFPDRKVEIQPTFVFRDIRGGQSNHYQWCTLLFKKVLSQFKSKSLRPGKIVTQIPPPYNVRAYVRALLNTPYTKRAHMILATTANRSGLNRFLLGSFAETLLLTCHKPLLFFSAGSRVPTSIKTIIFPTDFSDESFRAFKICVKRAAAVNAKILLFYAVNQRTFDPKLTKRYMEEKALTDKWVLWAEKSGVRITPIIEAAPENPASALIHFAIKKRVHLIVMASVSSPVEVILAGSTTRQVVRQAPVPVWVIPPGN